CCAGGATCAAGGTGGTGAAGCTGGCCGAGAATAAATTACAAACCCAGGCGCGTATACGCGAGCTGGCTTTGGATGCGCTAAAAGGCAAATAACCGGACAGATGACATTTAAAGATATAAAAGGCCACGATGAGAAGATCAGGGCATTGCAGCAGGGGATACTGAATGAACGCCTGGCTGGCGCGTATCTTTTTACCGGCCCTGAGGGTATAGGCAAGGCTTTGACCGCGCTGGCCTTTGCCGCCAGCCTGAATTGCCGGGAGCGAAGAGAAGATTCCTGCGGGGTTTGCAGCTCGTGCCTGAAGATACAGAAGAACCAGCATCCGGACCTGCATATCGTCGACAACGGCTACAGCGAGGATATAAAGATAGAGGATATCCGCAGGCTGCAGGAGCATATAAATTTAAGGCCGTATGAAGGCAGGTATAAGGTATTTATTATAAATAACTGCCATAACCTAAATTCGGTTTCCGCCAATGCTTTTTTAAAGACGCTGGAAGAGCCGCCTAAGCACAGTATTATAATAATGGTCACCGATAAACCGGCGCTTCTTTTGAATACGATAATCTCCCGTTGCCAGGTGATCCGGTTCAGCGCGCTTAGCCGCGCGGCATTAAAGGCCCTGCTTAAAAATGACCTGCAAACCGCGCCTTTGGCTTTGCATTATATTGTCCGGTATTGCGAAGGCAGGGTCGGCTGCGCCTTGAAACTTAAAGGCCGGGATATTCTCAATGAAAAGAACAGGATCATTGACGCGCTGACCGCGGAAAACGCCTTGCGCCAGGATAACTTTTTGATCAAAGACCGCGACAGCCTGCATGCGGGCTTGCAGATATTATCCGGATGGTTCAGGGATATATATGTGCTTAAGGCCGGAATGGCTGAACAGGAATTGATCAATATCGACCGCAAGGAGCGCCTGGAAGAACTTGCCGCCGGTTACACCTTCGGGCAATTGGACGAGATACTGGATACTATTTCCAGTTCGTTGCTTTACCTGGAGCAGAATATAAATTTAAAACTGCTTATTTCCAATTTGAGCATTCCTTTAAGCCTAAATCATTGAAAGGGGCGTTATGGAAAGATTAGTTTGCGTAAGAATGAGAGATATCGGGCCGATCGCAGTGTATAACGCGGCGGACCTTGAAGTAAAAGAAGGCGTTGTTGTTATTTTCGAGCATGACCGCGGCTTGGATTACGGGAAAGTCATTTCGCTTAAAGGCGGGGCATGTTGCGGCGGTAAATCAAAACAGCCGGTTAAGAACATCCTGCGTATCGCCCGGGATGGCGATATCAAGCAGATAGAGGACAACCGGACAAAGGCGAAAGAGGCTTTTAATATCTGTTCGAAAAAGATGGAAGATCATAAGCCTAAAATGAAGCTGGTACAGGCGGAATATACCTTTGACCGCAGTAAAATAGTCTTTCGTTATACCGCGGACGGCAGAGTGGATTTCCGCGACCTGCTTAATGACCTGCCCAAGATATTCAAGGCCCGGGTGGAGTTAAAGCAAATCGGCCCCAGGGATGAGACAAAGTTCTTCGGCGGTTACGGGCCGTGCGGCAGGGAGCTTTGTTGTTCAAAATTCCTGAGCGACTTTGAGTCGGTCACCATAAAGATGGCCAAAGAGCAGGGTTTGCCTTTGAATCCCCCTAAGATATCGGGTATTTGCGGCAGGCTGATGTGCTGTTTGAATTATGAGAACGATACCTATACGCTCTGGCATAAGGACCTGCCCCGTCAGGGAGAGCATATCTCCACTGCCTCCGGCAAAGGCAGGGTGGTCAGCGTGAATGTTTTCAAGCACAGCGTGGTCATCGAGCAGGAAGACGGCAAATTCACCGAGGTTGTTTATAATAAAGATAACAAAGACAAAGACGAAAAAGAGAGTAAAGAACGGGACGATCGGGAAAACAAGCCGGGTAGGGATATCCGGGACAATAGAGATGCCCGGGAAAACAGGCAGGGTAGGGATATCCGGGACAATAGAGTTGCCCGGGAAAACAATCCGGTTAGGGATATCAGAGACAACCGGGGGAACAAGCCGGGCAGAGATAACCGGGATAACAGGGAAAGACATGGCCGATAAAAAGTTCTATATAACCACGCCGTTATATTACATAAACGCTTCGCCGCATATCGGCCATTCCTATACTACCAGCGCCGCTGATACCCTGTCTAGGTTCTACCGCCGGGCGATCGGCCGGGAAAATGTCTGGTTCTTGACCGGAACAGATGAGCACGGCCTGAAGATCCAGAAAGCCGCTGATGAAGCGATACTTTCCCCGCAGGAATTTTCCGACCAGATTGTGGTTAAATTTAAGGACCTCTGGAATGATTTGAATATTTCCTATGACGATTTCATCCGTACTACCGAGAGAAGGCATATCCAGACAGTTCAAAAAGTTTTAGATATTCTTTATAAAAAGGCCGAACCCGATATCTACGAATCAAAATACGAAGGTTGGTATTGTACTCCCTGCGAAAGTTTCTGGACTCCAACCCAGGCCGAGGCAGGGCTTTGTCCGGATTGTAAAAGGCCGGTGGAAAGAATATCCGAAGTTAATTATTTCTTTAAACTGGCCAAATATCAGGATTGGCTTATTGGTTATATCAAGGATAATCCGGACTTTATCCGTCCGGAGATCCGCCGGAACGAAGTTTTAAGTTTTCTGGAAATGAATAAATTGGAGGATCTTTGTATTTCCCGCCCCAAAGCGCGTCTAAATTGGGGTATCCCTCTTCCGTTCGCACCTGATTATGTCACTTATGTCTGGTTCGACGCTTTGATCAATTATATCAGCGCGGTCGGCGAGTTTGACGCCAGCGGAGAATACCATTCTAAATGGTGGCCCGCGGACGTGCAGCTTATCGGAAAAGACATCTTACGCCAACACGCGGTCTATTGGCCGATCATGTTGCACGCGCTGAAGATAAAACCGCCTAAAACCGTGTTTGCCCATGGATGGTGGATGATCGGCGATACAAAGATGTCTAAGTCCCGCGGCAACGTGGTTTCTCCGATCGAGATGTCGCAAAAATATGGTATTGACGCTTACCGTTATTTCCTGTTGCGCGATGTTCCTTTCGGCATGGACGGAAATTTTTCCGAAGAATCATTGATCAAGCGGATCAACAGCGATCTGGCCAATGATCTGGGCAACCTGGTTTACCGGACCTTGACTATGACTGAAAAATATTATGGCGGGAAGATCCCGGAAGAAAATCAGACCATAGAAAAAACTAAGCAAGCTGGAGAAATCGAAGCTAAGATCGCGCATTTGCCGGTGAGGATCGGCGGTTTTCTTCAAGTAGAAGATGATCTTAATTTCGGCGGGGCCTTGGAAGCTATCTGGGAATTGATCGGCCTGGCCAATAAATATGTCGAAGAAACTAAACCCTGGAATTTAGCCAAAGAGAATAAGGCTGAGGAATTAAAGAATTTTATCGCGCTTCTGATTAAAGTCATC
This region of Candidatus Omnitrophota bacterium genomic DNA includes:
- the holB gene encoding DNA polymerase III subunit delta' — its product is MTFKDIKGHDEKIRALQQGILNERLAGAYLFTGPEGIGKALTALAFAASLNCRERREDSCGVCSSCLKIQKNQHPDLHIVDNGYSEDIKIEDIRRLQEHINLRPYEGRYKVFIINNCHNLNSVSANAFLKTLEEPPKHSIIIMVTDKPALLLNTIISRCQVIRFSALSRAALKALLKNDLQTAPLALHYIVRYCEGRVGCALKLKGRDILNEKNRIIDALTAENALRQDNFLIKDRDSLHAGLQILSGWFRDIYVLKAGMAEQELINIDRKERLEELAAGYTFGQLDEILDTISSSLLYLEQNINLKLLISNLSIPLSLNH
- a CDS encoding stage 0 sporulation protein, with product MERLVCVRMRDIGPIAVYNAADLEVKEGVVVIFEHDRGLDYGKVISLKGGACCGGKSKQPVKNILRIARDGDIKQIEDNRTKAKEAFNICSKKMEDHKPKMKLVQAEYTFDRSKIVFRYTADGRVDFRDLLNDLPKIFKARVELKQIGPRDETKFFGGYGPCGRELCCSKFLSDFESVTIKMAKEQGLPLNPPKISGICGRLMCCLNYENDTYTLWHKDLPRQGEHISTASGKGRVVSVNVFKHSVVIEQEDGKFTEVVYNKDNKDKDEKESKERDDRENKPGRDIRDNRDARENRQGRDIRDNRVARENNPVRDIRDNRGNKPGRDNRDNRERHGR
- the metG gene encoding methionine--tRNA ligase, encoding MADKKFYITTPLYYINASPHIGHSYTTSAADTLSRFYRRAIGRENVWFLTGTDEHGLKIQKAADEAILSPQEFSDQIVVKFKDLWNDLNISYDDFIRTTERRHIQTVQKVLDILYKKAEPDIYESKYEGWYCTPCESFWTPTQAEAGLCPDCKRPVERISEVNYFFKLAKYQDWLIGYIKDNPDFIRPEIRRNEVLSFLEMNKLEDLCISRPKARLNWGIPLPFAPDYVTYVWFDALINYISAVGEFDASGEYHSKWWPADVQLIGKDILRQHAVYWPIMLHALKIKPPKTVFAHGWWMIGDTKMSKSRGNVVSPIEMSQKYGIDAYRYFLLRDVPFGMDGNFSEESLIKRINSDLANDLGNLVYRTLTMTEKYYGGKIPEENQTIEKTKQAGEIEAKIAHLPVRIGGFLQVEDDLNFGGALEAIWELIGLANKYVEETKPWNLAKENKAEELKNFIALLIKVIRAVEDALDPFMPKTAEAIRAQIGADSITKGAPLFPRIETEESKAKKNR